The following proteins are co-located in the Gorilla gorilla gorilla isolate KB3781 chromosome 7, NHGRI_mGorGor1-v2.1_pri, whole genome shotgun sequence genome:
- the LOC115932838 gene encoding uncharacterized protein yields MSSHLLLMALTGRWVPPATLGVLHQAPGSASLLICPVLLCYGARAGTGPATPTGMLTPPLAQSLQEHRSLRASGAFFFQIWLASPNPLNPSPDHMQLPGRHCSDSIWPFGTDPPAAAALAVSKADTHPGLESCGLRSCGLHQPLATVPPHNGNDRMNFMFSESRFLLPSKNVFSYFGTKNARKEPYIWIQTHCFSLSLRDLQHINYKQPEKGELPPDVSSDN; encoded by the coding sequence ATGTCTTCCCATCTGCTCCTGATGGCCCTGACAGGCAGGTGGGTGCCCCCTGCCACGTTGGGGGTGCTGCACCAAGCACCCGGCTCAGCATCTCTACTGATTTGCCCAGTGCTGCTTTGTTATGGCGCCAGAGCTGGGACGGGGCCAGCCACCCCCACCGGTATGCTGACTCCTCCACTGGCACAGTCACTCCAGGAACACCGAAGCCTCAGAGCCTCAGGTGCCTTTTTCTTCCAAATATGGCTGGCATCTCCCAACCCGCTCAACCCAAGCCCAGATCACATGCAGCTCCCAGGCCGGCACTGTTCTGACAGCATATGGCCATTCGGGACGGATCCCCCCGCAGCTGCTGCCCTCGCTGTCAGCAAGGCGGACACACACCCAGGGCTCGAATCTTGTGGGCTCAGGTCCTGTGGGCTGCACCAGCCCCTGGCCACAGTTCCCCCGCACAACGGGAACGACAGGATGAATTTCATGTTTTCAGAGAGCAGATTTTTGCTTCcttctaaaaatgtatttagtTATTTTGGTACTAAAAATGCAAGGAAAGAGCCCTATATCTGGATCCAAACACATTGCTTCTCTCTGAGTCTTCGAGATTTACAGCATATAAATTACAAGCAGCCTGAGAAAGGGGAATTACCCCCAGATGTCAGCTCAGACAACTGA